From Medicago truncatula cultivar Jemalong A17 chromosome 7, MtrunA17r5.0-ANR, whole genome shotgun sequence, a single genomic window includes:
- the LOC11436365 gene encoding uncharacterized protein At3g28850 has translation MGCVSSKHIKKEINQEKNPYINHVVSLTSSTYGALKLDNNSNNNDSSNSIVSETETQTESKTEPKSNPSPPHKDPETVFNINAWELMEGLEEGVPISNFPKKSPKSAPFLRGFMASDTRSPLKFLSQYGSPKSTLKKPLGKENKVQVTNMVRGGVRRLDYSPKGILKSTTNSSPKNLKGSPFSARRNSFGNESVRKSPGSVPSPLFDPEIIASYEKELSEEEEQIKRIVFATPKTRRARKSLDSIALLNLFENKCPPGGENSVVIYTTTLRGIRKTFEDCNKVRSIIESYCVCLRERDVSMDSGFKEELRKLMGMKQVQVPVVFVKGRFVGGVDEIMKLEDEEKLGVLLEGIPRALGVCEGCGSLRFVMCKECNGSCKVLDEKQKKTVKCGYCNENGIIRCSLCC, from the coding sequence ATGGGTTGCGTTTCCTCTAAACACATCAAAAAAGAAATCAACCAAGAAAAAAATCCTTACATTAACCATGTTGTTTCTCTCACTTCCTCAACCTATGGAGCACTCAAGTTagacaacaacagcaacaacaatgaCTCATCCAATTCCATTGTTTCAGAAACAGAGACACAAACAGAGTCAAAAACAGAACCCAAATCAAACCCATCACCACCCCACAAAGACCCAGAAACTGTCTTCAACATCAATGCTTGGGAACTCATGGAGGGTCTTGAAGAAGGGGTACCCATTTCAAATTTTCCCAAGAAAAGCCCAAAGTCCGCACCTTTTCTTCGTGGGTTTATGGCTTCTGACACAAGAAGTCCATTGAAGTTTCTTAGTCAATATGGGTCTCCAAAATCTACACTTAAGAAGCCATTGGGGAAAGAGAATAAGGTTCAAGTTACTAATATGGTAAGAGGTGGTGTTAGACGTTTGGATTATAGTCCTAAGGGAATTTTGAAATCTACCACAAATTCTTCTCCTAAGAATTTGAAAGGGTCTCCATTTTCTGCAAGAAGAAACAGTTTTGGGAATGAGAGTGTGAGAAAAAGTCCTGGTTCTGTTCCTAGTCCTTTGTTTGATCCAGAGATTATTGCATCCTATGAAAAGGAACTTTCAGAAGAGGAAGAACAAATCAAGAGAATTGTTTTTGCAACACCGAAAACACGAAGAGCGAGAAAATCTCTCGATTCAATTGCCCTTTTGAACTTGTTTGAGAACAAGTGTCCTCCGGGAGGAGAAAATTCTGTTGTAATCTACACAACCACATTGAGAGGAATCAGAAAGACATTTGAGGATTGTAACAAAGTTCGATCGATCATTGAATCGTATTGTGTGTGTTTGCGTGAGCGCGATGTGTCAATGGATTCTGGGTTTAAGGAGGAATTAAGGAAGCTTATGGGAATGAAACAAGTTCAAGTTCCTGTTGTGTTTGTGAAGGGAAGGTTTGTTGGAGGAGTGGATGAAATTATGAAAttggaagatgaagaaaaattagGTGTTCTTTTGGAAGGGATTCCAAGGGCATTAGGAGTTTGTGAAGGGTGTGGAAGTTTGAGGTTTGTGATGTGTAAGGAATGTAATGGAAGTTGTAAGGTTTTGGATGAGAAGCAAAAGAAAACGGTTAAGTGTGGTTATTGCAATGAAAATGGAATAATTAGATGCTCTTTGTGTTGTTGA